A window of Hippoglossus stenolepis isolate QCI-W04-F060 chromosome 16, HSTE1.2, whole genome shotgun sequence contains these coding sequences:
- the aatka gene encoding serine/threonine-protein kinase LMTK1 isoform X3 codes for MRIHGVQLLKSSDLGRHSLLYLKEIGHGWFGKVLLGEVNAGLSTTQVVVKELKASASVQDQMQFLEEVQPYRTLQHPALLQCLAQCSEVTPYLLVMEFCPLGDLKSYLRGCRVADSETPDPFILQRMACDIASGLLHLHKYNFIHSDLALRNCLLTSEMSVKIGDYGFSHSRYKDDYYVTQDQIWVALRWIAPELIDEVHGNLLVVDQTKSSNIWSLGVTVWELFELGNQPYRHYSDRQVLTYAVKEEQLKLPKPHLQFPLAERWYEVMQFCWLQPELRPSSEEVHLLVTYLCAKGSSEAEEDFEQRWNALRPNLLGSTFHTATSTALILTPSPPPADVSGADQTQAVELASSASSSFPLLEHFNDSYHSDTGDDLLTVTETSHGLNFEYKWELARAEQPYCSSSTSGPLGQGNPYYQDIYYSSQGSTSGGCNTDSLTSGISLSYYEPEHPGVVPVLSAHSPSVSSEYYIRIEEPVECNINLDDSIVDYSPGLEASNSRLSSESRTGSSMAQPSAYWSTADNAKSAAYDSDSSPTVKLTIDPLLRQAPSASPVKVRHSHSRISSNQEDAIYCEQSSAYKTCRQARLSEPDNSPETNHVHPVGRLENTRSLSHAVSSPSLGFCDPYLEASTGRSTVNDSCPNMMGPLTKTLPIVNHISIDVEADDGLLVAQRRGEDIEDDLFSDSGNWTSNHSANNNSLTFESRQTESGQDGYLDLPYISHSNSTELWSLTKATTKTFQSSMSTGTLEAGVGDAGCNACSEPTELSSYIHLCHKERDEAATPMERSFTAGNRRNIDSHTSSSVNSRGTGRGIVNGKYERQLFRNGDRLYSEPKMIPETSYVKSPSSFKDPQAGQTGALSDKHRANMWEGVSSGISLGLGDKRLNCPETLESGRARDGKVRVRESSVSLIEIGDYSEDDDDDITDITSGIFADFNLDFAEVEEDELSPLKNLKGTPDSVDTLNLSSSMASHSDQAFSPDPFNTPILPKSLDSGYDTENNESPEFLFKELGDPRGGDRSPSLAGDPEFIQQVGLSQGVCTSNNTSELQLKSLTDKNPYRDSAYFSDYDAENERSPQEEGSKFFAGPTNHEFHTEKFRDDDPFKRKFNKEENLTNLRHIKSCAAVNLSEAGPSSPHPLLTPGLSMLTPFPPQMGGCLTKESAPAEDDLGLGTEHSGEEPSSELSASIVSEPSSTVQEASANHVEGNRRGNNYSPVRSLNSDSTITDCGDEAANENENGDGSTEEEELPEFNHIREETENRRAGVTINEDDFEDIDAEECDSQDSICEESNGPVVLSTSSSLLELCGENVRAPLEEAEDEDDSDDSESDEELRTYNIQDEDSDESEEEFTTVPVVVSDCSRARHLRSLLKMPPLLTHSCDELERKKKAVSFFDGVTVFLFDQESPTGELADFTFSTGTEESPELNASDHQPHPDPELEAQAGETLCDSEETDGSSEKDGSYEWEDDLSFDPRPSSPDTLPEPQSSPTSTSNSPEAPKPAAVALNRFMVSRFSITHVSDSHIDSATGGGEHNPKD; via the exons ATGAGGATTCATGGAG TCCAGCTGCTGAAATCCTCAGACCTTGGCCGCCATAGTCTTCTATATCTAAAGGAGATTGGACATGGTTGGTTTGGCAAG GTTCTGCTGGGCGAGGTCAATGCGGGTCTCAGCACTACCCAGGTGGTGGTGAAGGAGCTGAAGGCCAGTGCCAGTGTCCAGGATCAGATGCAGTTCCTGGAAGAGGTGCAGCCATACCG GACCCTCCAGCACCCAGCCCTCCTGCAGTGTCTGGCACAGTGCTCCGAGGTTACTCCCTATCTGCTGGTCATGGAGTTTTGCCCTCTG GGTGATCTGAAGAGTTACCTCCGCGGTTGTCGAGTTGCTGATTCCGAGACTCCCGACCCTTTCATACTCCAGCGAATGGCTTGTGACATTGCCTCAGGGCTTCTTCACCTCCACAAATACAACTTCATACACAG CGACTTGGCCTTGCGAAACTGCCTGCTAACTTCAGAAATGTCTGTGAAGATCGGAGATTATGGCTTTTCTCACAGCCGATACAAG GATGACTACTACGTTACGCAAGACCAGATTTGGGTGGCCCTGCGCTGGATTGCGCCTGAACTCATAGACGAGGTCCACGGAAACCTGCTGGTTGTTGACCAAACCAAAAGCAGCAACATATG gtcactggGGGTGACTGTGTGGGAGCTGTTTGAGCTGGGAAACCAGCCGTACAGACACTACTCCGACAGACAGGTGCTGACATATGCTGtgaaggaggagcagctcaAACTACCCAAACCCCATCTGCAATTCCCCCTGGCTGAGCGCTG gTATGAGGTGATGCAGTTCTGCTGGCTTCAGCCCGAGCTGAGACCCAGTAGCGAGGAAGTACACCTCCTGGTCACATACCTCTGTGCCAAAGGCTCCAGTGAAGCCGAAGAGGACTTTGAACAACGCTGGAACGCCTTGAGACCCAACCTGCTTGGCAGTACCTTTCACACGGCCACGTCCACGGCCCTAATCCTGACCCCTTCCCCCCCACCAGCTGACGTCTCTGGTGCAGACCAAACACAGGCAGTGGAGCTGGCCTCCTCTGCATCGTCCTCCTTCCCCCTCCTGGAACACTTCAATGACAGCTACCACTCAGACACCGGGGACGACCTACTGACCGTGACAGAGACCAGCCATGGTCTCAACTTTGAGTACAAGTGGGAACTGGCTCGAGCCGAGCAGCCGTActgctcttcctccaccagTGGGCCACTGGGCCAGGGGAACCCATATTACCAGGATATTTATTATTCAAGCCAAGGAAGCACCTCAGGAGGCTGCAATACTGACAGCCTGACCTCAGGTATATCCCTGTCTTATTACGAACCCGAACACCCAGGTGTGGTCCCAGTGTTGAGTGCCCACAGCCCCTCCGTCAGCAGTGAGTACTATATTCGCATAGAGGAACCAGTTGAATGTAACATTAACCTGGATGACAGCATTGTGGACTACAGCCCAGGACTAGAGGCCAGCAACAGCAGGTTGTCCTCTGAGAGTCGGACTGGTTCATCCATGGCACAGCCCAGTGCTTACTGGTCAACTGCTGACAACGCTAAATCTGCTGCCTACGACTCTGATTCAAGCCCCACTGTTAAACTAACCATCGACCCACTGCTGCGACAGGCACCCAGCGCAAGCCCTGTAAAGGTACGCCACTCCCACAGCCGCATCTCATCCAATCAGGAGGACGCGATCTACTGTGAACAGTCTTCAGCATACAAAACATGCCGGCAAGCCCGTCTGTCTGAACCGGACAACTCACCAGAGACAAACCATGTGCATCCGGTGGGGCGGCTGGAAAACACACGCAGTTTGTCACATGCAGTAAGCAGCCCCAGCTTAGGCTTCTGCGATCCCTACCTTGAAGCAAGCACCGGACGTAGCACAGTTAATGACAGCTGTCCTAATATGATGGGTCCCCTCACAAAGACGCTACCCATTGTTAACCACATTAGTATTGATGTAGAGGCAGACGACGGCCTGCTGGTGGCCCAGCGGAGAGGTGAAGACATTGAGGATGACCTTTTCTCAGACAGTGGTAACTGGACCTCAAACCATTCAGCGAACAACAATAGCTTGACTTTtgaaagcagacagacagagagcgggCAAGACGGTTATCTGGACCTTCCCTATATTTCCCATTCTAACTCAACAGAATTATGGTCTTTAACCAAGGCCACCACCAAAACCTTCCAGAGCTCCATGTCTACTGGGACTCTGGAGGCAGGAGTAGGAGACGCTGGTTGTAATGCTTGTAGCGAGCCCACTGAATTGAGTTCCTACATTCACTTATGTcacaaagaaagagatgaagctGCCACTCCAAtggaaaggagcttcactgcAGGAAATAGAAGAAATATCGATTCTCATACCAGCTCCAGTGTAAATTCCAGAGGTACAGGTCGCGGAATAGTGAATGGGAAATATGAAAGGCAATTGTTTCGTAATGGAGACAGACTGTACTCTGAGCCTAAGATGATACCTGAGACAAGCTATGTAAAGTCCCCATCCTCTTTCAAGGATCCTCAGGCTGGTCAAACAGGAGCcttgtcagacaaacacagggCTAACATGTGGGAAGGGGTTTCATCAGGAATATCTCTTGGTCTTGGAGACAAGAGGCTAAACTGTCCAGAGACATTGGAAAGCGGCAGAGCTCGGGATGGTAAAGTGAGGGTTAGAGAATCCAGCGTCAGCCTGATTGAGATTGGCGACTACAGCGAGGACGACGATGACGACATTACAGATATTACATCAGGTATCTTTGCCGACTTCAATCTAGATTTTGCTGAGGTAGAGGAGGACGAGCTAAGCCCATTGAAGAATCTGAAGGGAACCCCGGACTCTGTGGACACCCTTAATCTGTCCTCATCGATGGCAAGCCACAGTGATCAGGCCTTCAGCCCCGACCCCTTTAATACCCCCATCTTGCCCAAATCCCTGGACAGTGGCTATGACACTGAGAACAACGAATCTCCAGAGTTTCTTTTCAAAGAGCTTGGAGATCCACGAGGTGGTGATAGGAGCCCGAGCCTGGCTGGAGACCCTGAATTTATACAGCAGGTGGGTTTAAGCCAGGGTGTCTGCACTTCCAACAACACCTCAGAGCTACAGTTAAAAAGCCTGACTGATAAGAACCCGTACAGGGACTCGGCCTATTTCTCCGACTATGATGCTGAAAATGAGAGGAGCCCTCAAGAGGAAGGCAGTAAGTTCTTTGCAGGTCCAACTAACCACGAATTCCACACTGAGAAATTCAGAGATGACGATCCATTCAAGAGGAAATTCAATAAAGAAGAGAACTTAACAAATCTGAGACACATAAAAAGTTGTGCTGCGGTGAATCTCTCCGAGGCTGGCCCAAGCTCACCCCATCCCCTTCTCACCCCCGGGCTGTCAATGCTAACACCGTTCCCTCCGCAGATGGGCGGCTGCCTGACCAAAGAGTCCGCCCCCGCAGAAGATGACCTCGGACTGGGGACAGAGCACTCAGGAGAGGAGCCTTCCTCGGAGCTCAGCGCCTCCATTGTGTCCGAACCGTCTTCCACTGTCCAGGAGGCCTCGGCTAACCACGTGGAAGGGAACAGAAGAGGGAACAATTACTCCCCTGTCCGGTCTCTAAATTCTGACTCCACCATAACTGATTGCGGAGACGAAGCCgccaatgaaaatgaaaatggtgacggctccacagaggaggaggagctgcccGAATTCAATCACATCAGGGAGGAGACTGAGAACAGGAGGGCGGGCGTGACTATAAATGAGGACGATTTTGAGGACATCGATGCAGAGGAGTGCGACTCACAGGACAGTATATGCGAAGAATCCAACGGACCTGTTGTCCTGTCGACCTCCTCATCGCTGCTGGAGCTGTGTGGAGAAAATGTAAGAGCGCCACTGGAAGAGGCGGAGGATGAGGATGACTCCGACGACAGCGAGTCCGATGAAGAGTTGAGGACCTACAACATCCAGGATGAAGACAGCGACGAGAGTGAGGAGGAATTCACCACAGTGCCGGTGGTGGTAAGCGACTGCAGCAGGGCCCGACACCTCCGCAGCCTCCTAAAGATGCCCCCCCTGCTCACCCACTCCTGTGACGAGttagagaggaagaaaaaagcgGTGTCCTTTTTTGATGGCGTCACGGTGTTCCTTTTCGACCAG GAGAGTCCCACAGGAGAGCTGGCCGACTTCACCTTCTCCACAGGAACGGAGGAATCTCCAGAGTTAAACGCCTCTGACCATCAGCCACATCCTGACCCTGAACTTGAAGCCCAGGCCGGTGAGACACTATGTGACTCTGAAGAAACTGACGGGAGCTCAGAAAAGG ATGGTAGTTATGAATGGGAAGATGACCTTTCATTTGATCCCCGTCCGTCTTCACCTGACACCCTCCCAGAGCCCCAGTCCTCACCCACATCCACCTCCAACAGTCCCGAGGCTCCCAAACCTGCAGCTGTGGCACTCAACCGTTTTATGGTCTCGCGATTCTCCATCACACACGTCTCTGACTCCCACATAGACTCAGCAACAG